Proteins encoded in a region of the Vicia villosa cultivar HV-30 ecotype Madison, WI linkage group LG5, Vvil1.0, whole genome shotgun sequence genome:
- the LOC131607389 gene encoding phytanoyl-CoA dioxygenase, producing MYPFKRRKSKRFGLQFNTTEEKMGLLSPDQLKSFNSQGYLVIESFATEDEIQSMTKRMEQLVDEFDPSSTASIFSTKNQQQLTDNYFFESAERVSFFFEEKAFGDDGNLKQPKQVSLNKVGHALHEIEPAFKNFSSSEKTSSLMRSLGYKRPVIMQSMYIFKQPGIGGEVVPHQDNSFIYTEPQTCTGLWLALEDATLSNGCLWAIPGSHKNGLVRKFYRDEDGVKFDRPSPSYDKKDFVPIEVKAGSLVVIHGNLIHQSFENQSPKSRHAYSLHVVDTDGCKWAPENWIRRKVEPEPLYVN from the exons ATGTATcctttcaaaagaagaaaaagtaaaAGATTTGGATTACAATTCAACACAACAGAAGAGAAGATGGGTTTGCTAAGTCCAGATCAACTCAAATCCTTCAACTCTCAAG GTTATCTTGTGATTGAATCCTTTGCTACTGAGGATGAGATTCAAAGCATGACAAAGAGGATGGAACAGTTGGTTGATGAATTCGATCCTTCCTCCACCGCCTCTATTTTCTCCACCAAAAACCAG cAACAGTTGACTGATAATTATTTTTTCGAGAGTGCTGAAAGAGTTTCGTTCTTCTTCGAGG AGAAAGCATTTGGGGATGATGGTAACTTAAAGCAGCCAAAGCAAGTTTCCCTCAATAAAGTTGGCCATG CACTTCATGAGATTGAGCCTGCATTCAAGAACTTTTCTTCTTCTGAGAAGACTTCAAGTTTGATGCGCTCTTTAGGTTACAAGAGACCGGTAATCATGCAGTCTATGTATATATTTAAG CAACCTGGCATCGGGGGTGAAGTAGTGCCACATCAAGATAACTCATTTATTTATACCGAACCACAGACATGCACAGGGCTGTGGCTGGCTTTAGAAGATGCCACCTTATCAAACGGTTGCCTTTGGGCAATTCCTGGATCTcacaaaa ATGGGCTCGTTAGAAAATTCTATAGAGATGAAGATGGTGTTAAATTCGACCGACCATCACCATCTTATGATAAAAAAGATTTTGTTCCTATTGAAGTAAAAGCTGGATCTTTGGTTGTTATCCATGGCAATCTTATCCACCAAAG CTTTGAAAACCAGTCCCCGAAATCAAGACATGCATATAGTTTGCACGTGGTAGATACGGATGGCTGCAAATGGGCACCCGAAAACTG GATCAGACGGAAAGTGGAGCCAGAACCACTTTATGTAAACTAA